A stretch of DNA from Mesomycoplasma lagogenitalium:
AATGATTTCTTCTTTTCTACTCATATCTAAAAGAGCGATTAATGTTATAACAAAATGCTTAATTGAAGGTACTGAAAATACCATTTCAAATGTTACTTTTCCATATTGAGTAAATAAATTTCTAATCATTTTCATTTGGTCGCCAGGAGTAACATTAACACTATCAATTTTTATTTGTCTTAATTTTTCAGCGTGTAGCCTTTCAAACATCATAGTTAAAACTTGAGTTAATTTAGTTTTAGATGAATTTCCATCCACCGCTGTTCTATCAATGGGTCTAATAAAAGGTTCTAAATTAGATGGTTTTTTAATGTAAATTAATGCTCGTTTTTCTTCTTGTTCTCTTAAAAGCGCAAAAATTGGTTTAAATTGTTGATATTCAGCTAATAATCTTAGTAATTTTGCCTTATCTTCTTCTATTTCCTGATCGATAACTTCATCTTTTTCAGCTAATAACATTCTTGCTTTAATTTGAATTAAAGTTGCTGCCATAACTAAATAATCAGTTGCAATTTCAAAATGTGTATCTTTAATTTTATCAATAATTCTTAAATAATCAGTTGCTAATTCTGCTAAATTAATTTCAAAAATATCAACATTTTTTTCTTTAACTAGAGATAATAATAAATCAAGAGGTCCGCTAAAATTTTCAATATTAATATCAGTGTCATTTTTAAGAGTATCTTGCGATACTTCTGCTTCATTATTCATTTCTAATGCTTCTTTATCTTTTTCATTTACTTCATTAGTGTTCATTATTTATTTCCTTTATTTTTTCTTTTTTCTGGAAGCCCTTTTACATATTTTGAAGAAATAATTTGTTTAACTCTGCTTGCTATCGCTTCGTTTGTTTGTGTTGAAAATTCAGATGCTTTAATGGGGTTATGAACAATAACATCAACAACTAACTTTTTACTTCTAGAAGTATCAAAAATTGCACCACTATTATTAATTGTAATAGGAACAATTGGTAAATAATTTTTCTTAGCAACTCTAAATGCCCCTGCTTTAAAATCTTGCATTTCTCCGTCTTTTGTTCTTGTTCCTTCTGGAAAAATAATTCCATAAGTTTTATTTTCTTTTACAAATCTTCCAAAATCATCAATTGTTTTTACTGATTCTTTTATTTTTGATCTATCAATAAAAAATGTGTCAATTAATTCTAAAATATTTCTTGCTGTTTTTTTGGATTTTAACTCCACTTTTGCTAAAAAAGTTGCAATTCTTCTTGTGTCTTTTGGATTTTCTAATGATGCTTGCAAAGCATTAAAAAGAACGAATGAATCACCATTAGAAACATGATTGGCAACTACCAGAACTCCACCTTTAGTAATTTTTTCTTTCCCAATTACATTTATTTCCACATTAAATAATTTTAATAATTTTGAACTATATTTTAAAATTAAATCATTTCTAAATTGAGCAGTTAATTCTTCTTTACCTTTTCTATATTTTTTTGATAACTTTCTTATTTTGTTTAATCTATAAAGTCAGGGCAAACTAAATAATGCTAGTTTTATTTTTATATTCATATAATGTCTCCTTTACAACAAATGCTACAATACTTTCTCCTTCGCTTGAAGTCGAAATTAAAAAATTTTTAAAAAAATATCTTCTATTTTGCTTTAAGATGCTAATTTTATTAAATTCATAGTAGGAATTATCTGCTTTAAATATCGCTTCTTTTATCGCTCATCTAGTTGCTAAAAATTTATCTTTTTCATCTATTTGATCGTATTCTATCATTTCACTATCTGAAAGTATTTTTTTTGCAAAATCTCGTGATTTATTTTTAAATCTTGAAATATAAGTAATATCAATTCCTATCATATATAAATTATTATAAACTTTTTTTTATTTTTCAAAAGCAAGAGAAAGGGCAAAAATTTAGGAAAATTGCCATAGTTTTTCCTAAATTAGTTTTTTTTCTGCCTAAAAATCGATTTTTTGCACATATATTTATATGACAAATAAAAATCGAGGAATGATATTAGAAGTAATTATCAATAAAACTATTAAGTTTTACAATGATAATAATATAGCTATATTTCAAAAAAAGAATCTAGATATATCTTTTAAAAAAGTTACAGCAAAAAATAACGAATTAGAAAATGCAATTATTTCTAAAAAAAGTACTGTTGATTATTATGGTATTTATAAAGGAATGTTTATATGTTTTGAAGCAAAAAGTACTAATGAAAATTTTTTACCTTGAAGCAATATAAAAGAACATCAAATAAAATATTTGAAAAAAATTAAAGAACATGGAGGCATTTCTTTTTTTATCATTTTATTTAAACATTTAGAAAGGTTTTTTATTTTATCAATTGACAAAATTGATTTAAAATCTAAAAAAGAAGTAATTAATATTTTATTTTTAGAAAAAAATGGTTATGAAATTGAATTAATGTATCCTGGAATAATTGATTTTGTTAATTTATTGCAATATTTATAAAAGAAAAAATATCTCATTTTAAACAGAAAAGTTTTTACTTTATTTTGTTTAAAATGAGATATTTTTATTAAATCAAAAATTATTCTTCTTTTTCTCCAGAAACAATATCTTTAAAGTTTTTAGCTGGTTTAAATTTAGGTGATTTTTTAGAAGGAATAACAAATTTTTCGTTTGTTTCTCAATGTGTTGTTTCTCTTTCTTTTTTAACTATTGAATAAAATGAACCAAATCCTGAAATCCCTACTTCTCCATTTTCAGCAACTTCAGCAATAACAACATCAACAAATGCATTTAAAAATGCATCAGCATCTTTCATATTTAAATTAGTTTTAGCAACTATTTTTTGCAATAATTCTTTCTTTTTCATATCTTCTCCTATATTGTATTTTTTTCATTTTTATTTTTTAATATTAATTTTAAAGGAGTTCCTCTAAAATCAAAATATTCTCTTAGTTGATTTTCTAAATATCTTAAATAAGAAAAATGGGCATATTCTTTATTGTTTACAAAGAGTAAAAATGTTGGAATTTTAGCATCGACTTGTTTAATAAACGAAATTTCAAGTCTTTTTCCCTTTAAAGACGGAGCGGGTTTACTTACTTGAATTTCCACTAAAACTTCATTTAGTAAATTAGCACTAATTTTTCTTTCTAAGTTTTTTTTCACAAGCAAAATTTGCTCTTTTAATTTCTCAAGTCTATTAGAATTAATAGCTGAAATAAATACCACTGGTGCTCAATCTAAGAATTTATAATTTTTTCTCAAATCTTTTTCAAATTTAGCCATTGTATTGGTTTCTTTGTGAATTAGATCTCATTTGTTAACAACTAAAATAATTGGTTTATTTTCTTCAAAAGCATATCCTGCCAAACGCGAATCGAAATGACTTAATTCTTTAGTTGCATCTATAATTATAAGCGATAAATCCGATTCTGCTAAGGAACTCATCGCCCTCATTAATGCATAATGATCAACTGATTCAACTAACTTGGATTTTCTAGTAATTCCGGCGGTGTCAATGATTGTAAAAATTTGATCTTCAATTTGCATTTGCGAAACGATTGAATCTCTAGTGGTTCCAGCAATCGGAGAAACAATCGATCTATTTTCTTTTAATAGTGCATTTAATAGTGATGATTTACCTGCATTGGGTTTTCCAATAATTGATAATTTAAATTTTCCTTCATCACTAGATTGTGAAAAATCTAAGTGATTAATTACTTCATCTAATAAATCACCAATTCCTTCACTATGAATTGCTGAAATTGGATAATATTTTTCAAAACCTAATTTATAAATGGAATAATCAAAATCTTTATTTCCCTCAAGTTTGTTGCAACAAACGACTATTTTTTTGCCGCTTTTTCTAAGCATATTGACAACAAAAAAATCATCTTTATCAATTTCCGCTCTTCCATCAAGAACCAAAATGATAACTTGTGCTTCTTCGATTGCAATTTGTGCTTGAACTCTGATTTGCTCTTGAAATGGTTTATCTTCAATTTCTATTCCGCCAGTATCTATTACCTTAATTTTTTTATCTAACCATTGAATTTCCTCATATAATCTATCTCTAGTAACACCTGGTTGATCATAAACAATTGAAACTCTTTTACCAATTAACTTATTAAAAAGAGTTGATTTACCTACATTAGGTTTCCCGACAATTGCAACTACATTATTATTCATCTTTAACTCTTTCGTCAATTAATGATGAAACTTTTTCAGTAACTTGCTCAAAAGTTAAATCAGTTGAATCAATTAAAACAGAATCTTCAGTTTTATATAAAGGATCGTGTTCGCGATTCATATCTTGAAAGTCCCGTTTTTTAATTTCATTTAATAATTGTTCATAATCAGAACTATAACCTAATTCTTTATTTTGTTTCAATCGTCTTTTAGCACGAATTTCTGGCGATGCTCATAAAAAAATCTTTAGTTCTGCATCTTTTAAAACAACAGATGTTGTATCTCTACCATCCATAATAATTCCTTTATTTTTGGCAGCATATGCTTGTAGAAAATCAACAATTTGTTTTCTTATTATTTTATATTTAGAAACATAACTAGCTCATCAAGAAATTTCATCCATTCTTAATTTATCGGAAACATTTTTATTTTGTAATAAAACATTTCCATTTTCATCTAGTGAAATATATTCAATTTTTCAATTATCCAAAACAAATTGTTCATTAGCAATTAGTTCTAGGTTTTTATTATATTTTTCATAAAAATAGTATGCCACAGCACGATAAAATGATCCAGTATTAATAAATTTTAATCCATATTTTTTGGAGATAAAATTAGAAATCGTCGATTTACCTACTCCTGATGGTCCGTCTATAGCAATGTTAATTTTTTTCATTTTTCTCCTTGTTATTAATAGATATTTTACTAATATTTTCAATTTCTTGATCAAAAATATGTAAACTTAAATCATTTTTTTCTAAAAATGAAAAATCATTAATTAATTCTTGATCAAATTTCTCTATTTCTTTTTCAATTTTATATAACTCAGATAGATTTAAATGTGAAATTAAATCTAAATTTTTATAACTAGGATCAACGGCATTTATCTCTATTTTTTCAATGATTTTTTTATGGTCAAAATTTTGAATATATTTTTCAATAACTTCTAAATATTTTTTTGTATTTACATTGAAATTTAAAAATGATTTATAAAAAAAAGAACCTCCATAAATAGATTCTCTATATTTTTTAAATTTCTTCACTCTTGTTTCTTGATTATTATCCATACTGTAAATTATATATTAATTAATGTCTGTTTTTCTTAAATTTTCACCTTTTATTAAAAAAGATTTTGATAATGTTCCAATTCTTTCTATCAATCTTTTAGATTTATCGCGATCTATTTCATCTGTTTTAGAATCTTTTGCCTCTATTTCTAATAATTTTTTCAATGAAAAATTTGATGAAAAATAAGTTATTTTTTTAAAATTCATTCGATGATCCAATACTAAAAATAAAAATGAATCTCTAAATCAAGAAGAAATTTTTTCTGCACCTAAATCATCTAAAAATAAAACATCTACCTCTTTCATTGCTTTA
This window harbors:
- a CDS encoding HU family DNA-binding protein, encoding MKKKELLQKIVAKTNLNMKDADAFLNAFVDVVIAEVAENGEVGISGFGSFYSIVKKERETTHWETNEKFVIPSKKSPKFKPAKNFKDIVSGEKEE
- a CDS encoding lysophospholipid acyltransferase family protein gives rise to the protein MNIKIKLALFSLPWLYRLNKIRKLSKKYRKGKEELTAQFRNDLILKYSSKLLKLFNVEINVIGKEKITKGGVLVVANHVSNGDSFVLFNALQASLENPKDTRRIATFLAKVELKSKKTARNILELIDTFFIDRSKIKESVKTIDDFGRFVKENKTYGIIFPEGTRTKDGEMQDFKAGAFRVAKKNYLPIVPITINNSGAIFDTSRSKKLVVDVIVHNPIKASEFSTQTNEAIASRVKQIISSKYVKGLPEKRKNKGNK
- a CDS encoding segregation/condensation protein A, with product MNNEAEVSQDTLKNDTDINIENFSGPLDLLLSLVKEKNVDIFEINLAELATDYLRIIDKIKDTHFEIATDYLVMAATLIQIKARMLLAEKDEVIDQEIEEDKAKLLRLLAEYQQFKPIFALLREQEEKRALIYIKKPSNLEPFIRPIDRTAVDGNSSKTKLTQVLTMMFERLHAEKLRQIKIDSVNVTPGDQMKMIRNLFTQYGKVTFEMVFSVPSIKHFVITLIALLDMSRKEEIILSQDEQFGIIKIEKGPNYEK
- a CDS encoding 4'-phosphopantetheinyl transferase superfamily protein, producing MIGIDITYISRFKNKSRDFAKKILSDSEMIEYDQIDEKDKFLATRWAIKEAIFKADNSYYEFNKISILKQNRRYFFKNFLISTSSEGESIVAFVVKETLYEYKNKTSII
- the recU gene encoding Holliday junction resolvase RecU, whose translation is MTNKNRGMILEVIINKTIKFYNDNNIAIFQKKNLDISFKKVTAKNNELENAIISKKSTVDYYGIYKGMFICFEAKSTNENFLPWSNIKEHQIKYLKKIKEHGGISFFIILFKHLERFFILSIDKIDLKSKKEVINILFLEKNGYEIELMYPGIIDFVNLLQYL
- the der gene encoding ribosome biogenesis GTPase Der, whose product is MNNNVVAIVGKPNVGKSTLFNKLIGKRVSIVYDQPGVTRDRLYEEIQWLDKKIKVIDTGGIEIEDKPFQEQIRVQAQIAIEEAQVIILVLDGRAEIDKDDFFVVNMLRKSGKKIVVCCNKLEGNKDFDYSIYKLGFEKYYPISAIHSEGIGDLLDEVINHLDFSQSSDEGKFKLSIIGKPNAGKSSLLNALLKENRSIVSPIAGTTRDSIVSQMQIEDQIFTIIDTAGITRKSKLVESVDHYALMRAMSSLAESDLSLIIIDATKELSHFDSRLAGYAFEENKPIILVVNKWDLIHKETNTMAKFEKDLRKNYKFLDWAPVVFISAINSNRLEKLKEQILLVKKNLERKISANLLNEVLVEIQVSKPAPSLKGKRLEISFIKQVDAKIPTFLLFVNNKEYAHFSYLRYLENQLREYFDFRGTPLKLILKNKNEKNTI
- the cmk gene encoding (d)CMP kinase translates to MKKINIAIDGPSGVGKSTISNFISKKYGLKFINTGSFYRAVAYYFYEKYNKNLELIANEQFVLDNWKIEYISLDENGNVLLQNKNVSDKLRMDEISWWASYVSKYKIIRKQIVDFLQAYAAKNKGIIMDGRDTTSVVLKDAELKIFLWASPEIRAKRRLKQNKELGYSSDYEQLLNEIKKRDFQDMNREHDPLYKTEDSVLIDSTDLTFEQVTEKVSSLIDERVKDE